A single region of the Epinephelus moara isolate mb chromosome 16, YSFRI_EMoa_1.0, whole genome shotgun sequence genome encodes:
- the LOC126402695 gene encoding LOW QUALITY PROTEIN: N-alpha-acetyltransferase 80 (The sequence of the model RefSeq protein was modified relative to this genomic sequence to represent the inferred CDS: deleted 2 bases in 1 codon) encodes MSEPLSTNSNPESGGELNVVLHPIATSDFQTKLVEKVCEISKVDGAAKEQPHTDSEQPEKIRAVPIHRRPDLLVPCADLINSEWQRSQAARVHSLKKSCPEFPVCLILLQGHRGTERLLGHARLSRVVGHGSSLFVESVVVSKAERGKGYGRTLMEETERYTRSRGFKRLCLTTHDKQHFYAHLGYVLSTPVQNAGAMTTFVPMDMLLKFSRMPSEEANTQKQTQTKMAAQVPQGGSGFVGSPPPSSLPPPPPPPPPPSTPPPPPPPSIPPPPPPPPPPPSXXXAGQIVVQTLTETPYRDARGVSIYWMHKDI; translated from the exons AT GTCTGAACCATTATCAACGAATTCCAACCCGGAGAGCGGCGGCGAGCTAAACGTTGTCCTGCACCCCATCGCAACATCAGACTTTCAGACGAAACTTGTTGAGAAGGTTTGTGAGATCTCCAAAGTGGATGGAGCAGCTAAAGAGCAGCCTCACACTGACTCTGAGCAACCAGAGAAGATCCGTGCAGTTCCGATCCACCGGCGTCCGGACCTGCTGGTTCCCTGCGCAGACCTGATCAACTCTGAGTGGCAGAGGAGTCAGGCCGCCCGGGTTCACTCCCTCAAGAAGTCCTGTCCAGAGTTCCCCGTCTGCCTCATTCTCCTGCAGGGCCACAGAGGGACAGAGCGGCTGCTTGGCCACGCCCGGCTCTCCCGGGTCGTAGGTCACGGCAGCAGCCTGTTCGTAGAGTCGGTGGTGGTGTCCAAGGCAGAGCGAGGTAAAGGCTACGGCCGGACTCTGATGGAGGAGACTGAGCGCTACACCAGAAGCAGAGGGTTCAAGCGCCTTTGCCTGACAACCCACGATAAGCAGCACTTCTACGCCCACCTTGGCTACGTGCTGTCGACGCCGGTGCAGAACGCAGGCGCCATGACAACGTTTGTTCCCATGGATATGCTGTTGAAATTCTCCAGAATGCCAAGTGAAGAGGcgaacacacagaaacaaacacagacaaagatGGCTGCTCAAGTACCACAAGGAGGTTCTGGTTTTGTAGGGTCACCTCCACCTTCTAGtttacctcctcctcctccgcctccacctcctccttcaACCCCtccgccaccaccacctccatccatccctcctcctcctcctccccccccaccacctcccTCCANN NNNNNNGCAGGGCAGATTGTAGTTCAGACTCTGACTGAAACGCCCTACAGAGACGCCAGAGGAGTTTCCATCTATTGGATGCACAAAGACATTTGA